One Stigmatella aurantiaca genomic region harbors:
- a CDS encoding rhomboid family protein has product MTSPSGGTLVPDGTPGGGWKHLPWVTLGVVLVQFGVYAWTAAAGPLDVDAMVRWGAKVGPLMTEAGQPWRLVTANFLHRDLAHVGLNMLVLLAVGWVLEGAWRRLDYAALLVASGLATMTASLIWAEEVSVGASGMAYGCVGGLIVLGRRHRAVLSPLARRMAGEGVLPTVLVFLWMGWTSVGVDNAGHLGGFLAGLWAGVFLVPRKLAPQEPRRVGLLRAGGLVGVACVGAALGVWGRSSWRVERDGVFGVSVPMPQGWRQGADRFGRVAFSNGLPGVGRASFAAEALDMGEPGDGELQARRFLETALGPRVSGPGGPPVRGQGPEPARVNGRRALLVRAELPGPEGLTHLMAFFVPQGDFVYQLVFTWPEAFPGYARVVERMVAELRLDEPAVLREARARALLVPGAGEPLHALGTALRRWGQPAQAVAPLEAAVKLSPSWVGTRVELARALFESGRVEEGCRAAEEAQVYGPTDAMALEAGVRCELARGDAEGALRRLEAARRIAPLDSRLRAAEAALRATVDPGPSGGYKTRHP; this is encoded by the coding sequence GTGACGTCCCCTTCGGGAGGAACCCTGGTACCAGACGGTACCCCGGGGGGCGGCTGGAAGCACCTGCCCTGGGTAACATTGGGTGTGGTGCTGGTCCAGTTTGGCGTGTACGCCTGGACCGCCGCCGCGGGGCCCCTGGACGTGGATGCCATGGTCCGCTGGGGCGCCAAGGTAGGCCCCCTGATGACGGAGGCGGGCCAGCCCTGGCGGCTGGTGACGGCCAACTTCCTCCACCGGGACCTGGCCCATGTGGGCCTCAACATGCTGGTGCTGCTGGCGGTGGGGTGGGTGCTGGAGGGGGCCTGGCGGCGGCTGGACTACGCGGCGCTGCTGGTGGCCTCGGGGCTCGCCACCATGACCGCCTCCTTAATATGGGCCGAGGAGGTGAGCGTGGGGGCCTCCGGCATGGCGTACGGCTGCGTGGGCGGGCTCATCGTCCTGGGACGGAGGCACCGGGCGGTGCTCTCGCCGCTGGCCCGGCGGATGGCGGGCGAGGGCGTGCTGCCCACGGTGCTCGTCTTCCTCTGGATGGGCTGGACGTCGGTGGGCGTGGACAACGCCGGGCACCTGGGCGGCTTCCTGGCGGGCTTGTGGGCCGGGGTGTTCCTGGTCCCCCGGAAGCTCGCTCCCCAGGAGCCCCGGCGCGTGGGCCTGCTGCGCGCGGGGGGCCTGGTGGGGGTGGCGTGCGTGGGCGCGGCGCTCGGGGTGTGGGGCCGCTCCTCGTGGCGGGTGGAGCGGGATGGCGTGTTCGGCGTGTCGGTGCCGATGCCCCAGGGGTGGCGCCAGGGCGCGGACCGGTTTGGCCGGGTGGCCTTCTCCAATGGGCTGCCGGGCGTGGGGCGGGCCAGCTTCGCCGCGGAGGCCCTCGACATGGGCGAGCCCGGGGATGGAGAGCTCCAGGCGCGGCGCTTCCTGGAGACGGCGCTCGGGCCGCGGGTGTCTGGGCCCGGGGGGCCCCCTGTCCGCGGCCAGGGGCCGGAGCCGGCGCGGGTGAACGGCCGGCGGGCCCTGCTCGTCCGCGCGGAGCTCCCGGGGCCCGAGGGGCTCACGCACCTGATGGCGTTCTTCGTGCCGCAGGGGGACTTCGTCTACCAGCTCGTCTTCACCTGGCCCGAGGCCTTTCCCGGCTACGCCCGGGTGGTGGAGCGCATGGTGGCGGAGCTGCGCCTGGATGAGCCGGCGGTGCTGCGCGAGGCCCGGGCGCGGGCCCTGCTCGTGCCGGGGGCGGGCGAGCCGCTGCACGCGCTGGGGACGGCGCTGCGGCGGTGGGGGCAGCCGGCGCAGGCCGTGGCGCCGCTGGAGGCGGCCGTGAAGCTGTCGCCCTCCTGGGTGGGGACGCGGGTGGAGCTGGCGCGGGCCCTCTTCGAGTCCGGCCGCGTGGAGGAGGGGTGCCGCGCGGCGGAGGAGGCGCAAGTCTACGGGCCCACCGACGCGATGGCCCTGGAGGCGGGGGTGCGCTGCGAGTTGGCCCGGGGAGATGCCGAGGGCGCGCTCCGGCGGCTGGAGGCCGCGCGGCGGATCGCCCCGTTGGATTCGAGGCTGCGGGCCGCGGAGGCCGCGCTGCGCGCCACGGTCGACCCAGGGCCAAGCGGCGGCTATAAGACCCGCCACCCGTGA
- a CDS encoding FHA domain-containing protein — translation MLKLIIEDDEGRKTVVPFVREEITIGRQEGNTIRLTERNVSRRHARLLRQNGRVVVEDLGSSNGTRINGERISGQSAIKDGDLLQIGDYDLALQNEAALAASKASPSTSASTRPTLPATPALRAGSDEPSDPGTEAETELEAPVGETSGPTAGADGRRHSTSIIRMDQVEATRSRKVEELDAAQAPRLVVVSSELKGQEFSCLRTEMRVGRTADNDIVIDHRSLSRTHAKIVREDNGEWRVIDMQSANGMTINGESYAQATLNAGDIIELGHVKLRFVGPGELAAAKGSGKGLYLVAALVVLAVVGGGAFFLFTGTPDTPPAPPVITERPTPTPEKNEPPPAQEEPPPEPGTPERAAVPPEPKPTPVVPPAPPPGPTPAELAQQKLAALVQEAQQALNAGNLDKAEDTLGKTRKDGKLPPEAQQVAAALEAERKADRAIRDGHTALRNKKFDEVDRQLALAEYTTAFAKNRDDLATALAKAREAQAKTEPKVPVLAGKPSSGPSAPSAQEQARAAYDDAVKLFKARQIGPAIEQGKKCVELDSNNGECHMVLGAAYATQKDMTTAAEHYRKFLKLAPDHKQAPKVKKSLEEYESQQTPKQ, via the coding sequence GTGCTGAAGCTCATCATCGAAGACGACGAGGGGCGCAAGACCGTTGTTCCCTTCGTGCGTGAAGAGATCACGATCGGCCGTCAGGAAGGCAACACCATCCGCCTGACGGAACGAAACGTGTCGCGCCGCCACGCCCGGCTGCTGCGCCAGAATGGGCGCGTCGTGGTGGAGGACCTCGGCAGTTCCAACGGGACTCGCATCAACGGCGAGCGCATCAGCGGACAGTCGGCCATCAAGGACGGCGACCTGCTCCAGATCGGCGATTACGATCTGGCCCTGCAGAACGAGGCGGCGCTCGCGGCCAGCAAGGCCTCCCCTTCCACCTCGGCCTCGACCCGGCCCACGCTCCCGGCGACGCCGGCCCTCAGGGCTGGCTCGGACGAGCCCAGCGACCCGGGCACGGAAGCCGAGACGGAGCTGGAGGCGCCCGTCGGGGAGACCTCCGGCCCCACCGCCGGCGCCGATGGCCGCCGGCACTCCACCTCCATCATCCGGATGGACCAGGTGGAGGCCACGCGCTCGCGCAAGGTGGAGGAGCTGGATGCCGCCCAGGCGCCCCGGCTCGTCGTGGTGAGCTCGGAGCTCAAGGGCCAGGAGTTCTCCTGCCTGCGCACGGAGATGCGCGTGGGCCGCACCGCGGACAACGACATCGTCATTGATCACCGCTCCCTGTCGCGCACCCACGCGAAGATCGTCCGCGAGGACAACGGGGAGTGGCGCGTCATCGACATGCAGTCGGCCAACGGCATGACCATCAACGGCGAGAGCTACGCCCAGGCCACGCTGAACGCCGGGGACATCATCGAGCTGGGCCACGTGAAGCTGCGCTTCGTCGGGCCCGGTGAGTTGGCCGCGGCGAAGGGCTCGGGCAAGGGCCTGTACCTGGTGGCGGCGCTGGTGGTGCTCGCGGTGGTGGGCGGTGGCGCCTTCTTCCTGTTCACGGGAACCCCGGACACCCCTCCGGCACCGCCCGTCATCACCGAGCGGCCCACCCCCACGCCGGAGAAGAACGAGCCGCCGCCAGCCCAGGAGGAGCCGCCGCCCGAGCCGGGGACGCCCGAACGGGCCGCCGTGCCCCCCGAGCCGAAGCCCACCCCGGTGGTGCCCCCGGCACCGCCCCCCGGGCCCACCCCGGCGGAGCTGGCCCAGCAGAAGCTCGCCGCGCTGGTGCAGGAAGCCCAGCAAGCGCTGAACGCGGGCAACCTGGACAAGGCCGAGGACACCCTGGGCAAGACGCGCAAGGACGGCAAGCTGCCGCCCGAGGCCCAGCAGGTGGCCGCCGCGCTGGAGGCCGAGCGCAAGGCGGACCGGGCCATCCGCGACGGCCACACCGCCCTCCGGAACAAGAAGTTCGACGAGGTCGACCGCCAGCTGGCGCTCGCCGAGTACACCACGGCATTTGCCAAGAACCGCGATGACCTGGCCACGGCGCTGGCCAAGGCCCGCGAGGCCCAGGCCAAGACCGAGCCGAAGGTGCCCGTGCTCGCCGGAAAGCCCTCCTCGGGCCCCTCCGCCCCCAGCGCCCAGGAGCAGGCGCGGGCCGCCTATGACGACGCGGTGAAGCTTTTCAAAGCCCGGCAAATTGGACCTGCCATCGAGCAGGGTAAAAAGTGCGTGGAGCTTGATTCCAACAACGGTGAATGCCACATGGTGCTCGGCGCCGCGTACGCCACGCAGAAGGACATGACCACGGCCGCCGAGCACTACCGCAAGTTCCTGAAGCTGGCCCCGGACCACAAACAGGCTCCCAAGGTCAAAAAGAGCCTGGAAGAGTACGAGAGCCAGCAGACCCCCAAGCAATAA
- a CDS encoding response regulator — protein MQIRILVVDDEQDNCDYLKLVLTREGYEVITTTDPTQTVDILRGSDFHLVILDMMMPQMSGTEVLEQIRKYDTDIAVIVATAYPTVDTAVASLKAQASDYVKKPMEPDQFITAVRNALQKKGLSQDPEADLHRAIGRVIRDARKTQELTLKQLARRTGLSVSLLSQIERAESSASISSLYKIASALQLRMGELFGDT, from the coding sequence GTGCAGATTCGCATCCTGGTTGTCGATGACGAGCAGGACAACTGCGACTACCTGAAGCTGGTGCTGACCCGGGAGGGCTACGAGGTCATCACCACCACGGATCCCACCCAGACGGTGGACATCCTTCGGGGGTCGGATTTCCACCTCGTCATCCTCGACATGATGATGCCGCAGATGTCCGGCACGGAAGTGCTGGAGCAGATCCGCAAGTACGACACGGACATCGCGGTCATCGTCGCCACGGCCTACCCCACGGTGGACACGGCGGTCGCCTCGCTCAAGGCGCAGGCTTCCGATTACGTGAAGAAGCCGATGGAGCCGGACCAGTTCATCACCGCCGTCCGCAACGCCCTGCAGAAGAAGGGGCTGTCGCAGGACCCGGAGGCCGACCTCCACCGCGCCATCGGCCGCGTCATCCGCGATGCGCGCAAGACGCAGGAGCTGACGCTCAAGCAGCTCGCGCGCCGCACGGGGCTGTCCGTGTCCCTGCTGTCGCAGATCGAGCGCGCCGAGTCCTCGGCCTCCATCTCGTCGCTGTACAAGATCGCCTCCGCGCTCCAGCTGCGCATGGGCGAGCTGTTCGGCGATACCTGA
- a CDS encoding enoyl-CoA hydratase/isomerase family protein: MQPTVEVEDREGGIRVLTIVNPARRNALDDRLLGLLDAALAAPASTRAFLLRGAGGTFCSGYDLTNLGPSSADGRLPDDPLMAFLSRLERHPVPSVALVQGAAFGAGFDLASACDFRVGTPDSVFCMPPARLGIVYAVDGMARVARRVGLARAKALFLTARKLDGQTALAWGLLDECPAPEAAEAVALELCRTLASHAPLAVSGMKEVLGLLGEPALSEDARARARALRRASFDSEDVKEGRAAFLEKRAPRFQGR, encoded by the coding sequence GTGCAGCCAACGGTGGAAGTGGAGGACCGCGAGGGCGGCATCCGGGTGCTGACGATCGTCAACCCCGCGCGGCGCAATGCGCTCGATGACCGGCTGCTGGGCCTGCTGGACGCGGCGCTCGCGGCGCCCGCCTCCACGCGCGCCTTCCTGCTCCGCGGGGCGGGCGGCACCTTCTGCTCGGGCTATGACTTGACGAACCTGGGGCCGTCCTCCGCGGATGGACGGCTGCCGGATGACCCGCTGATGGCCTTCCTGTCCCGGCTGGAGCGCCACCCGGTGCCCAGCGTGGCGCTGGTGCAGGGCGCGGCCTTCGGGGCGGGGTTCGACCTGGCCTCGGCGTGTGACTTCCGGGTGGGGACACCGGACAGCGTGTTCTGCATGCCCCCGGCCCGGCTGGGCATCGTCTACGCGGTGGATGGCATGGCGCGGGTGGCCCGGCGCGTGGGGCTGGCGCGCGCCAAGGCGCTGTTCCTCACCGCCCGGAAGCTGGATGGACAGACGGCGCTCGCCTGGGGCCTGCTGGACGAGTGCCCCGCGCCGGAGGCCGCCGAGGCGGTGGCCCTGGAACTGTGCCGCACGCTGGCTTCCCACGCGCCGCTGGCGGTGTCCGGCATGAAGGAAGTGCTGGGCTTGCTGGGCGAGCCGGCGCTGTCCGAGGACGCGCGTGCGCGGGCGCGGGCCCTGCGCAGGGCCTCCTTCGACAGCGAGGATGTGAAGGAGGGGAGGGCGGCGTTTCTGGAGAAACGCGCCCCCCGGTTCCAGGGCCGCTAG
- a CDS encoding biotin/lipoyl-binding carrier protein, which translates to MADVAAHITGTVWKIEVKVGQQVSSGDTLVILESMKMEMPVEAPEGGTVKEIRCKEAQPVNEGDVLVVLG; encoded by the coding sequence ATGGCGGACGTGGCGGCGCATATCACCGGGACCGTGTGGAAGATCGAGGTGAAGGTGGGCCAGCAGGTCTCCTCCGGAGACACCCTGGTCATCCTCGAGTCCATGAAGATGGAGATGCCCGTGGAGGCGCCCGAGGGGGGCACCGTGAAGGAGATCCGCTGCAAGGAGGCCCAGCCGGTCAACGAGGGCGATGTCCTCGTGGTGCTCGGTTAG